From one Musa acuminata AAA Group cultivar baxijiao chromosome BXJ2-6, Cavendish_Baxijiao_AAA, whole genome shotgun sequence genomic stretch:
- the LOC103989192 gene encoding NAC domain-containing protein 73 isoform X1 — protein sequence MVLITKKSHDIMIKTCPSCGHRIQYEQQQASSSIQDLPGLPAGVKFDPTDQELLEHLEGKTGSDPHKLHPLIDEFIPTIEGDDGICYTHPEKLPSNDRSIDTISLFMRVRQDGLVRHFFHRPSKAYTTGTRKRRKVHTDARGGETRWHKTGKTRPVSVGGKLKGYKKILVLYTNYGKQRKPEKTSWIMHQYHLGSDEEEKDGELVVSKVFYQTQPRQCGSGAKDSYGRNVKAAVDDDDDDGAATAAAVVVLGEGSAVGDYYAPSLIGYNQGGQNRVSSPHLLPNFAMHTGGASFLS from the exons ATGGTTCTAATCACCAAGAAATCACACGACATCATGATCAAGACGTGCCCCTCCTGCGGTCATCGCATTCAGTATGAGCAGCagcag GCGTCTTCCTCCATACAAGACTTGCCCGGGCTGCCCGCAGGCGTGAAGTTTGATCCCACCGACCAAGAGCTGCTGGAACACTTGGAAGGCAAAACGGGGTCGGACCCTCACAAGCTTCACCCTCTCATCGACGAGTTCATCCCCACCATCGAAGGCGACGATGGGATTTGCTACACGCATCCTGAGAAGCTCCCCAGTAATGATCGATCGATTGACACCATCTCTTTATTTATGA GAGTGAGACAGGATGGTCTGGTTCGGCACTTCTTCCATCGCCCTTCCAAGGCATACACGACGGggacgaggaagaggagaaaggtgCACACCGACGCACGCGGAGGCGAGACGCGGTGGCACAAGACCGGGAAGACGAGGCCGGTGTCGGTGGGTGGGAAGCTCAAGGGGTACAAGAAGATCCTCGTCCTGTACACCAACTACGGCAAGCAGCGGAAGCCCGAGAAGACCAGCTGGATAATGCACCAGTATCACCTGGGCTCCGACGAGGAGGAGAAGGACGGGGAGCTGGTGGTGTCGAAGGTCTTCTACCAGACGCAGCCCAGGCAGTGCGGCTCGGGAGCGAAGGACTCGTATGGGAGAAATGTCAAGGCTGCTGTGGATGACGACGATGACGATggcgccgccaccgccgccgccgtcgtcgtcCTCGGGGAAGGAAGTGCCGTCGGCGACTACTACGCTCCGTCGCTCATCGGGTACAACCAAGGCGGGCAAAACCGAGTCAGCTCCCCTCATCTGCTGCCTAATTTTGCCATGCATACAGGTGGTGCCTCCTTTCTTTCTTGA
- the LOC103989192 gene encoding NAC domain-containing protein 73 isoform X2 has product MVLITKKSHDIMIKTCPSCGHRIQYEQQQASSSIQDLPGLPAGVKFDPTDQELLEHLEGKTGSDPHKLHPLIDEFIPTIEGDDGICYTHPEKLPRVRQDGLVRHFFHRPSKAYTTGTRKRRKVHTDARGGETRWHKTGKTRPVSVGGKLKGYKKILVLYTNYGKQRKPEKTSWIMHQYHLGSDEEEKDGELVVSKVFYQTQPRQCGSGAKDSYGRNVKAAVDDDDDDGAATAAAVVVLGEGSAVGDYYAPSLIGYNQGGQNRVSSPHLLPNFAMHTGGASFLS; this is encoded by the exons ATGGTTCTAATCACCAAGAAATCACACGACATCATGATCAAGACGTGCCCCTCCTGCGGTCATCGCATTCAGTATGAGCAGCagcag GCGTCTTCCTCCATACAAGACTTGCCCGGGCTGCCCGCAGGCGTGAAGTTTGATCCCACCGACCAAGAGCTGCTGGAACACTTGGAAGGCAAAACGGGGTCGGACCCTCACAAGCTTCACCCTCTCATCGACGAGTTCATCCCCACCATCGAAGGCGACGATGGGATTTGCTACACGCATCCTGAGAAGCTCCCCA GAGTGAGACAGGATGGTCTGGTTCGGCACTTCTTCCATCGCCCTTCCAAGGCATACACGACGGggacgaggaagaggagaaaggtgCACACCGACGCACGCGGAGGCGAGACGCGGTGGCACAAGACCGGGAAGACGAGGCCGGTGTCGGTGGGTGGGAAGCTCAAGGGGTACAAGAAGATCCTCGTCCTGTACACCAACTACGGCAAGCAGCGGAAGCCCGAGAAGACCAGCTGGATAATGCACCAGTATCACCTGGGCTCCGACGAGGAGGAGAAGGACGGGGAGCTGGTGGTGTCGAAGGTCTTCTACCAGACGCAGCCCAGGCAGTGCGGCTCGGGAGCGAAGGACTCGTATGGGAGAAATGTCAAGGCTGCTGTGGATGACGACGATGACGATggcgccgccaccgccgccgccgtcgtcgtcCTCGGGGAAGGAAGTGCCGTCGGCGACTACTACGCTCCGTCGCTCATCGGGTACAACCAAGGCGGGCAAAACCGAGTCAGCTCCCCTCATCTGCTGCCTAATTTTGCCATGCATACAGGTGGTGCCTCCTTTCTTTCTTGA